One genomic segment of Brassica napus cultivar Da-Ae chromosome A3, Da-Ae, whole genome shotgun sequence includes these proteins:
- the LOC111200612 gene encoding uncharacterized protein LOC111200612, translating into MYMSSLSPRLHKAYKSRCVSLPVRSHPSVGRIQEVVTKVRALGSSSLESRTMVRDGLSGLTELYRCLSEDLFKSSSETQQALLNSGLMDKLLEVSLKYLEVCGGAKDSASRIKKSVVELQSALRRSKKGGEFSLENDMDAYMASRKENKKEIKKYMVMSKETDACLESSVWRGGDDQEMSSLVRVMQETSVVTCFVLRTVLSFLSSPKGLKSKSQHQHKGWGIVMKLVKKGIDHHNHEKGFSCLELEAMETEIEKLVTREDQEEEKEISEEISERIQCSLVRSKEVEAAMEELEEGLEGLFKVMIQARVSLLNILST; encoded by the coding sequence ATGTATATGTCTTCATTGTCCCCTAGGCTCCACAAAGCATACAAATCTAGATGTGTTAGCTTACCGGTTCGGTCTCATCCGAGTGTTGGGAGGATTCAAGAAGTGGTCACCAAGGTTAGAGCTCTGGGGTCGTCTTCGCTAGAGTCGAGGACCATGGTCCGTGACGGTCTCTCTGGTCTCACCGAACTTTATAGATGCTTAAGCGAAGATCTCTTCAAGTCTTCATCTGAAACTCAACAAGCTCTTTTAAACAGTGGCTTGATGGATAAGCTTCTTGAAGTGTCCCTGAAGTACTTAGAGGTTTGTGGGGGAGCTAAAGACAGCGCGTCGAGGATCAAAAAGAGTGTTGTTGAGCTTCAGTCCGCTTTGAGACGGAGCAAGAAGGGTGGTGAGTTTAGCCTCGAGAATGACATGGATGCTTACATGGCGTCACGTAAAGAGAAcaagaaggagatcaagaagtATATGGTGATGTCGAAAGAGACAGACGCGTGTTTGGAGAGTAGCGTTTGGCGTGGTGGTGATGATCAAGAGATGAGTTCTTTGGTTAGAGTGATGCAAGAAACAAGCGTGGTCACTTGTTTCGTCTTGCGCACGGTTTTGTCGTTCTTGTCGTCGCCAAAAGGGTTGAAGAGTAAGAGTCAGCATCAACACAAAGGTTGGGGCATTGTTATGAAGCTTGTGAAGAAAGGAATAGATCATCACAATCATGAGAAAGGCTTCTCTTGTCTCGAGCTTGAGGCTATGGAAACTGAAATAGAAAAGCTCGTTACAAGAGAAGATCaggaagaggagaaagagattagcgaggaaataagtGAAAGGATTCAGTGTTCATTGGTTAGATCCAAAGAAGTAGAGGCAGCCATGGAAGAGCTTGAAGAGGGACTCGAAGGATTGTTCAAAGTGATGATACAAGCTAGGGTCTCTCTTCTGAACATCCTATCCACTTAA